The Mangrovimonas cancribranchiae nucleotide sequence TAGTGGGATATAAACTAGCAAAACCACAACTATTTAAACAAATGTATAAATTAGGGTGGAAACAATTTGTACCTTTTATTGTAACCGTTGTAGGGATTGTATTTACCGATTTACTATTTGGTATAGGTTTAGGACTTTTAGTAGGTATTGTAGTAATTCTTCTAAAGAGCTATCAAAACTCACACTTCTTACATATTGAAGATAAAAGTAATGGAAAACACAAAATTAAAATGACATTAGCCGAAGAAGTAACATTCTTTAACAAAGGAGCCATTTTAAAAGAATTAGATAGTTTACCACGCGACACATATCTAGAACTTGATTTAATAAAAACCAGATATTTAGACAACGATATTATTGAGATTTTAGATGACTTTTCACACAAAGCTAAAGAGCGAAATATTGATATAAAACTAGTTTCTAAGCGCGGTGTAGAAGAAAATCCAGAAAGTTTTGCCGAGTTTTTTAGAACAAGACCAAAATCTGATATAAGCTTAAGCTAATTGCTATGGGAAAGCCTAAACATAACATTCTTCTACTGGCAGATTTAAAAAAGCCAGTAGAAGATATTTTAAAAAGTACTGTTAGTTTAGCAAAAATGATTCATGCTGATATTGAATTATTTCATGTTAAACAACTTACAGATATTGTTAAACGAGAAAGTCAATTGTCAGCTATGCGAACGCTTAACGAAACGCATTCAAAAACAGATAAGCAGCTTTTAAGTTTAATAGAGCCAATAGCCAAAACGTACGACGTAAATATTAATTACAACTATGTTTTTGGAAATGTTAAAACAGAAATAGGTAATTATATAGAACAACAACAACCAGATATTGTTGTTTTAGGCAAACGCAATAACTCGTTTAATCCTTTGGGAAATAATATTACCGATTTTGTGTTAAAGCAATTTAAAGGTACTGTTATGATAGCCAATAATAACAATCTTATCGATTTTGAAAAAGGGTTTAACTTTGGCGTGTTTAATGTAACTAACGAATTTCAAAATCAAATGTTTATAAAAGATTTAATGGCTTATATTAACAAGCCTTTAAAATCATTTCAAATTGTAGGAGAACCCCCCGCAAAAATTAAATATAAAGACGATGTTGTGGAGCATGTTTTTGATCAAGGAAGCAACGCCATAAAAAACGTGTCTAATTATCTATTAAAAAGCAATATTAATTTATTGTGTGTAGAGAGAGATAAAAATAATGCTACTCAAACACCAATAAAAGATATTGTTAATAATCTTAATGTTTCCCTGTTTATCACAGGAAATAGAAACTATTCATCTTAAAAAATAAAACAAATGAAAGCACATACAAAAGAAACACAGGCAACCATGACGCCTCAAAAAGCATTGCAGTTTTTAAAAGAAGGAAACCAACGGTTTCAAAGCAACCTTAAAGCAAACCGAAATCTTTTAGAGCAAGTAAACGATACCAGCGATGGGCAATTTCCTTTTGCAACTATTTTAAGTTGTATCGATTCGCGTGTTTCAGCAGAATTAGTATTCGATCAAGGTTTAGGAGATATTTTTAGCGTGCGAATTGCAGGTAACTTTGTAAATGAAGACATTCTAGGAAGCATGGAATTTGCTAGTAAATTAGCAGGTACGAAATTAATTGTCGTTCTAGGGCATACAAGTTGTGGTGCTATTAAAGGTGCTTGCGACGATGCTAAGCTAGGTAATCTTACAAGCATGTTGGCTAAGATAAAACCAGCAGTAGAAGCTGTTTCAGAACCTCAAGATAAAAGCCTTAGAAACTCTAAAAACTTAGAGTTCGTGGATAACGTAGCTAAAAAAAATGTTGCTTTAACAATAGAAAATATAAGGCAACAAAGCCCAGTACTAAAAGAAATGGAAGACAACAACGAAATTAAAATTGTTGGTGCTATGTACGACATTAATACCGGAGGTGTTTCTTTTTTTGAATAAGAAAACACGCTAACAAATAATATAAAAAAAAGACTGTTATTATAGCAGTCTTTTTTTTATATTATAAATTCAAAATATTACCCAATTATGAAAAAGTTCTTCTCAAATATAAAAGGCGATGCTTTTGGTGGTATTACAGCTGGTATTGTTGCATTACCATTGGCTTTAGCATTTGGTGTATCCTCTGGTTTAGGTCCAAGTGCAGGACTCTATGGTGCTATTTTTATTAGTTTTTTTGCCTCGCTTTTTGGAGGAACAAATACACAAATATCAGGGCCAACAGCTCCAATGACAGCAGTAAGTATGGTTGTTATTGCGGGTATTATTGCTGCTAATGATGGCGATGTTAACAAGGCCTTACCAGCTATTTTAACAGTGTTTTTGTTGGCAGGTTTAATGCAAATAGGTTTAGGAGCTTTAGGTTTAGGTAAGTATATTAGATATATTCCTTACCCGGTAGTATCGGGATTTATGACGGCTATTGGTGTTATTATTTTAATAACACAAATACTCCCAGCAGTAGGCTATTATCCAAAGGAAGACATGAGTTTTGTAGATACTTTTAAACCCCAAGCCGAAGAAGTTATTTTAGAAAACATTTTAAAAGAAGAAGCAGGCGAAGGTATTCTAGTTTTAGAAGACTTTAAAGAAACCATTAATAGAGCAGAAAAAGTTACTGAAGCAGATATTTTAAAAGAATCTAAAACCTTAGCCGCAAAAGAAGCTTCAGGTGTGTTAGGAACGTTTAAAGTTATAGGTAGAGCCTTAGGGAACGTTAATTGGTTGGAAGTTTTATTAGCACTTGGAACAATACTTATTATTTATGGTTTCAAACGAATTACTACCGCTATACCAAGCACCTTAGTCGCTTTATTAGTCATGTCTGGAATTGCTGTAGGTTTTGGGGTAAATTATCGCCCAATTGAAGAAATTCCTAGTGGTTTCCCCATACCAAATCTTGAAATTATAACACAATTTCAATTAAGTAGTATTACACCTTACATCTTTACAGCATTAACCTTAGCACTTTTAGGAGCCATAGATTCCTTGCTAACAAGTGTTGTTGCAGATAATATGACTAAAACTAAGCACAAACCGAATAAAGAATTAGTTGGACAAGGAATTGGAAATAGTATAGCAGCTGTTTTTGGAGGACTTCCAGGAGCAGGAGCAACTATAAGAACGGTTGTTAATATTCAATCAGGAGGAAAAACTAGGTTATCTGGTATGATTGCTGGTGTGTTGTTATTGGTTATTCTACTAGCATTAGGACCAATAGCTTCTCGCATTCCTGCAGCGGTATTAGCAGGTATTTTAATAACCGTAGGGATTGGTGTTATGGATTATAAAGGCTTACGTGCTATCCCAGCGCTTCCTAAGGATATTAAATTTGGACCAATAAAGTTAAGTTCTGAAGTTTTAGTTATGCTAGTGGTTTTAATATTATCTACATTCTGGAATTTAGTTTATGCAGTTGGAATAGGTTTAGTCATTGCTTCGTTAATGTTTATGAAAAAAATAGGAGATCTTACAGCTAGACGATCCGATGTAAAAACGTTATCTCAAGAAAAAGCCTGGGCAGATGAAAAAGATTTCCCCGAAAAGCTCAAAGAAGAAGTGTTTATTAAACATTTAAAGGGGCCGTTGTTTTTTGGATCGACTAGCGATTTTCAAAGTTTATCGGCACAAATCCCTAAAACCGCATCAACTGTTGTTATTCGATTAGGAAGAATGCAATATATGGATCAATCTGGGTTATATGCCATGGAAGATGTGCTGCAAGAACTACGTAATAACAAAGTGCAAATCTTGTTTGTAGATTTATTAAAACAACCTAAATATATGATGGAACGAATTGGCATTATTCCCGATTTAATTTCTCAAGAACATATCTTTAAAAATTTTAAAGATTGCACTCAATGGATAAAAAATAATGTGAAAGACGAGTATTGAAATAAACAAAGCCGTTTCAATTGAAACGGCTTTGATGCTTAAAAAACTAAACTAATTCCAAATATGGATTAAGATGTTACTGCAACAATTCATATTGAAATTGAGGAAAGCCACGTTCACCTGTGTTGCTTTCAACGGCCGTAAATCTTAGTTTGTAGTAGTTGTCATCTGTATCTTTTATAATGTAGTATCTGTCCTCTCTTACAGAAGTTTCACCAGTCATATAATCTACACTTCTCCAACCACTACCAACAACAGCACGATCATTATAGACAAAATTAGCTTCATTAACATTAGTTATTGAAAAATTAGTAAAACTGGGTGTTGTATCATCTTCTATTGTAATTTGATATAAACCTACACCACCTAGTGTATTATGTGTTGTATAATCTGAATAGGTTAAACCTGCTGCTAAATTTCCTTGTAAGCCATAATAAGAGAATACACCACCAAAATCTATATCCCAGTCTGATGCCATTGGTTCAACGTCAACGATTTGTCCATTTGTTAAACTTACTGCAGTAAGGTTATAGTTGTTATCTTTGCTTACGGTTATTTCAGAATAATCGGTCGTGTTGCTTAATTCTGCATATTGTATTGTGTAGCTACTTCCATCTGTTAATACTCTAATTTTCATAAAGCCTCTAGGGTCACCAGTAGTATTTAACGACCCATTGTTTGTTGTTGGGATTTCGTTTCCTAAATTTACAACATATACATTGTTATCACTATCTGTTGTAGAGATTTCACTAAAAGCTGTACCTGTTAATTCCCCTTCTTTACTGTCTGTAAAAGAAATGCTTGCATCAAGATCACCATATTGTGTATATCCTACAGGTAAACCTTGCATTAATTCAGCAACAGTATTAACAGTTACTGTAGTTGGGGAAAAGTTTTGATCTAATGCATTAAGAGTTAATGGGGATGTTAAAGTGGTGGTTTCGGTTACTGTTGTAATGTCAGTAATGCTTTCGAGTTCTGCGGCAGACACCAATAAAGCGTTGTTTAAGAAAATTCTGTTTTCCGAACCGTTATATACAGCAATTTCCCAAGTATCACGATTTACAGCTATCTGCTCACCTGTGCTTAAATCTACATAAACACGATTAGGTTGATTAAAACCACCTACTTCTGGATCTATAATTCCACCAGAAGATGGAGGCGTTGATACAACTGGAGTTCCGCTGTTATCGTCACTACTACAACTTGTTATTAGAGTAGCTGTTACAAAAAATATTAGTGTTAAAAATTTGTTTCTCATAATTATTAGTATTAAAAATTTAGGTTATATGATAGTTTTAAAAAGTAA carries:
- a CDS encoding SulP family inorganic anion transporter — protein: MKKFFSNIKGDAFGGITAGIVALPLALAFGVSSGLGPSAGLYGAIFISFFASLFGGTNTQISGPTAPMTAVSMVVIAGIIAANDGDVNKALPAILTVFLLAGLMQIGLGALGLGKYIRYIPYPVVSGFMTAIGVIILITQILPAVGYYPKEDMSFVDTFKPQAEEVILENILKEEAGEGILVLEDFKETINRAEKVTEADILKESKTLAAKEASGVLGTFKVIGRALGNVNWLEVLLALGTILIIYGFKRITTAIPSTLVALLVMSGIAVGFGVNYRPIEEIPSGFPIPNLEIITQFQLSSITPYIFTALTLALLGAIDSLLTSVVADNMTKTKHKPNKELVGQGIGNSIAAVFGGLPGAGATIRTVVNIQSGGKTRLSGMIAGVLLLVILLALGPIASRIPAAVLAGILITVGIGVMDYKGLRAIPALPKDIKFGPIKLSSEVLVMLVVLILSTFWNLVYAVGIGLVIASLMFMKKIGDLTARRSDVKTLSQEKAWADEKDFPEKLKEEVFIKHLKGPLFFGSTSDFQSLSAQIPKTASTVVIRLGRMQYMDQSGLYAMEDVLQELRNNKVQILFVDLLKQPKYMMERIGIIPDLISQEHIFKNFKDCTQWIKNNVKDEY
- a CDS encoding HmuY family protein, with protein sequence MRNKFLTLIFFVTATLITSCSSDDNSGTPVVSTPPSSGGIIDPEVGGFNQPNRVYVDLSTGEQIAVNRDTWEIAVYNGSENRIFLNNALLVSAAELESITDITTVTETTTLTSPLTLNALDQNFSPTTVTVNTVAELMQGLPVGYTQYGDLDASISFTDSKEGELTGTAFSEISTTDSDNNVYVVNLGNEIPTTNNGSLNTTGDPRGFMKIRVLTDGSSYTIQYAELSNTTDYSEITVSKDNNYNLTAVSLTNGQIVDVEPMASDWDIDFGGVFSYYGLQGNLAAGLTYSDYTTHNTLGGVGLYQITIEDDTTPSFTNFSITNVNEANFVYNDRAVVGSGWRSVDYMTGETSVREDRYYIIKDTDDNYYKLRFTAVESNTGERGFPQFQYELLQ
- a CDS encoding universal stress protein, with the translated sequence MGKPKHNILLLADLKKPVEDILKSTVSLAKMIHADIELFHVKQLTDIVKRESQLSAMRTLNETHSKTDKQLLSLIEPIAKTYDVNINYNYVFGNVKTEIGNYIEQQQPDIVVLGKRNNSFNPLGNNITDFVLKQFKGTVMIANNNNLIDFEKGFNFGVFNVTNEFQNQMFIKDLMAYINKPLKSFQIVGEPPAKIKYKDDVVEHVFDQGSNAIKNVSNYLLKSNINLLCVERDKNNATQTPIKDIVNNLNVSLFITGNRNYSS
- a CDS encoding carbonic anhydrase family protein translates to MKAHTKETQATMTPQKALQFLKEGNQRFQSNLKANRNLLEQVNDTSDGQFPFATILSCIDSRVSAELVFDQGLGDIFSVRIAGNFVNEDILGSMEFASKLAGTKLIVVLGHTSCGAIKGACDDAKLGNLTSMLAKIKPAVEAVSEPQDKSLRNSKNLEFVDNVAKKNVALTIENIRQQSPVLKEMEDNNEIKIVGAMYDINTGGVSFFE